The following coding sequences lie in one Frondihabitans peucedani genomic window:
- a CDS encoding VOC family protein, producing the protein MSFASIRIVTDDLEGLVAFYEQITGQQAERPAPVFAQFSGPGANLAIASTATVAMLGGALAPATNRSVFIEFEVADVDGDFARLRLPSEDVVLEPTTMPWGNRSALIRDPDGNVVNLFSGPAAD; encoded by the coding sequence ATGTCATTCGCATCCATCCGCATCGTCACCGACGACCTCGAAGGGCTCGTCGCCTTCTACGAGCAGATCACCGGCCAGCAGGCCGAGCGCCCCGCTCCGGTCTTCGCCCAGTTCAGCGGCCCTGGCGCGAACCTCGCGATCGCCAGCACCGCCACCGTCGCGATGCTCGGCGGCGCTCTCGCTCCTGCCACGAACCGGTCCGTGTTCATCGAGTTCGAGGTCGCTGACGTCGACGGCGACTTCGCTCGCCTCCGACTCCCGAGCGAAGACGTCGTCCTCGAGCCGACGACGATGCCCTGGGGCAACCGCTCCGCGCTGATCCGCGACCCCGACGGCAACGTCGTCAACCTGTTCAGCGGGCCTGCCGCCGACTAG
- a CDS encoding helix-turn-helix transcriptional regulator, with the protein MNRTDRLYALVEELRAVSPRPRSARRLAERFEVSVRTIERDLAALQQSGLPIWAEAGRAGGYVIDASATLGPAGFTLDEALAVLIGLSALQHSPFRQSARTAARKMLAVMPDRDAARASAVASRVHFLESEEDAIAPVEFAEALRADRVVQLRYQDASGAESTRDAEPLGSIVKEGQWYLIAWCRLRDGVRAFRGDRMLSITVTGERSPMRALRSEDLAIQYGRLRSVVDADR; encoded by the coding sequence GTGAATCGCACCGATCGTCTCTACGCTCTCGTCGAGGAGCTGCGGGCGGTGTCTCCCCGGCCGCGGAGCGCGCGTCGTCTCGCAGAGCGGTTCGAGGTGTCCGTGCGGACGATCGAGCGGGATCTCGCCGCGTTGCAGCAGTCGGGTCTGCCGATCTGGGCGGAGGCCGGCCGAGCCGGTGGGTACGTCATCGACGCGTCGGCGACCCTCGGACCGGCGGGCTTCACCCTGGACGAAGCCCTCGCAGTGTTGATCGGGCTCAGCGCCCTCCAGCACAGCCCGTTCCGGCAGTCTGCCCGGACTGCCGCCCGGAAGATGCTTGCGGTCATGCCGGACCGCGACGCGGCCCGCGCAAGCGCCGTCGCCTCCCGCGTGCACTTCCTGGAGAGCGAAGAAGACGCGATCGCTCCGGTCGAGTTCGCCGAGGCTCTGCGTGCGGACCGTGTCGTGCAGCTGCGATACCAGGATGCCAGCGGTGCGGAGTCGACGCGGGATGCCGAACCGCTGGGGTCGATCGTGAAGGAGGGGCAGTGGTACCTGATCGCCTGGTGCCGACTCCGAGACGGCGTGCGAGCGTTCCGCGGAGACCGGATGCTGTCGATCACGGTCACCGGCGAGAGGTCGCCGATGCGCGCCCTCCGCTCTGAGGACCTCGCAATCCAGTACGGACGACTCCGCTCCGTCGTCGACGCCGACCGCTGA
- a CDS encoding alpha/beta hydrolase: MNSTSVTHWFENLPITTLPVLLTVDVVAAVLVIALLLPTRKGHWWRWIVPAVVVGAAAGGATIWYVGDVQNAFDVSPTWVDRIWTGAAFAAVLVGLVNIVRAGAVRKILAILMIVATVLAAGLAINRDVGEFLTPGQLLGLNGFRRILLPQDRAHTRADGKGAATTSDAFDPTLYRTWKAPAGMPTKGRVGEVAIPGTVSHFAARDAMVYLPPAALVKDAPALPVVILMSGQPASPSSVIDAGNVPETLNALAAKNHGLAPIVVVPDQLGASEDNPMCVDSPLGNSATYILTDVTTWIRQHLHVAAGRQAWAVGGFSQGATCSIQFASAHPDVFGSFIDVSGQEYPTLDTDEQAVAQGFHGSTAAFDAAKPATIMAKHGTYHDLVGVFAVGQFDKKYGANTRVMSALAASHGIAVTRYISPGSAHDWTTATNGFARGFEVLYPRFGLSAAAARP; this comes from the coding sequence ATGAACAGCACCTCCGTGACGCACTGGTTCGAGAACCTGCCGATCACCACTCTCCCGGTCCTCCTCACGGTCGACGTCGTCGCCGCGGTCCTCGTGATCGCCCTGCTGCTCCCGACGCGGAAGGGCCACTGGTGGCGGTGGATCGTCCCGGCCGTCGTCGTCGGGGCCGCTGCCGGCGGGGCGACGATCTGGTACGTCGGCGACGTGCAGAACGCCTTCGACGTGTCGCCGACCTGGGTCGACCGGATCTGGACCGGGGCCGCGTTCGCCGCCGTGCTCGTCGGTCTCGTCAACATCGTGCGGGCGGGGGCGGTGCGGAAGATCCTGGCGATCCTGATGATCGTCGCGACGGTTCTCGCGGCGGGCCTCGCGATCAACCGCGACGTGGGCGAGTTCCTGACGCCGGGACAGCTGCTGGGGTTGAACGGGTTCCGCCGGATCCTGCTGCCCCAGGATCGCGCGCACACCCGCGCCGACGGGAAGGGCGCGGCCACGACGTCGGACGCCTTCGACCCGACGCTCTACCGCACCTGGAAGGCCCCGGCCGGCATGCCGACGAAGGGGCGCGTGGGCGAGGTGGCGATCCCCGGCACGGTCTCGCACTTCGCAGCGCGCGACGCGATGGTGTACCTGCCGCCGGCGGCCCTGGTGAAGGACGCTCCCGCCCTGCCCGTCGTGATCCTGATGTCGGGTCAGCCGGCGAGCCCGAGCTCGGTGATCGACGCCGGCAACGTGCCCGAGACGCTGAACGCCCTCGCCGCGAAGAACCACGGCCTGGCGCCGATCGTCGTCGTGCCCGACCAGCTCGGAGCCAGCGAGGACAACCCGATGTGCGTCGACTCGCCTCTCGGGAACAGCGCGACCTACATCCTGACCGACGTCACGACCTGGATCCGGCAGCACCTCCACGTGGCCGCGGGCCGGCAGGCGTGGGCGGTCGGCGGCTTCTCGCAGGGCGCGACCTGCTCGATCCAGTTCGCCTCGGCCCACCCCGACGTGTTCGGCTCGTTCATCGACGTCTCCGGGCAGGAGTACCCGACCCTCGACACCGACGAGCAGGCCGTCGCGCAGGGCTTCCACGGGAGCACGGCCGCCTTCGACGCCGCGAAACCCGCGACGATCATGGCGAAGCACGGCACGTACCACGACCTCGTCGGCGTCTTCGCCGTCGGCCAGTTCGACAAGAAGTACGGCGCGAACACGAGGGTGATGTCGGCCCTCGCCGCCTCGCACGGCATCGCGGTCACGCGCTACATCAGCCCCGGCAGCGCCCACGACTGGACCACCGCGACCAACGGCTTCGCCCGCGGGTTCGAGGTGCTGTACCCGCGCTTCGGGCTCTCGGCCGCGGCGGCGCGACCGTGA
- a CDS encoding DUF2156 domain-containing protein, with the protein MTAPTDQEPRRITTRRDGWVTHVVDAARQQPLSLAVAVVVAIYPGPLTERILAALAAVVLIGVAERRLGWVRALIAAGAGVVAAGTAAAVTTFAAQRIDADWATDLATHPTFAPLTPSLAALMAASAVVGPLWRRRIRLLGFAAIIALVLYDGRASSIDALLGALAGLLVGRLLREGGAAPVAWARSSRHEARILLSGVVALTAVGPLITLSAHAPVGLLAPLGGLFRDRYAVSRAALERCATRPLFPAQPPLSETCLRDSALAGAHGPGTIALSVLPLVTLLIAAALIRRGSRLAVLVAIGVDLLLGILALVYYAVLPLAVDPETGVRPDRFRVLVVHGLSIAAPLAVALLLLVFLRHFAVETPKRVRRAFAATIVAGFVVLLAVYLLVALSYSDDFRPRGQVTRLILLAPQRFVPVGFIGPEHLGPVPMGGLARVAFDSVGALFWLLLAVALLVAARRAERLETSGDDRARVRAILRRGSAGSLSHLATWPGNAYWFTPDGLAAVAYRRVGTTAITLGDPLGDPDRRPEVVALFASWCDDEGLTPVFYSVSADLRGAFDRIGWTSIQVAEETTIRPREFRMQGKKWQDIRSSINRAAANGVRAEWTRFAELPPAILRQIEEISEAWVADKALPEMGFTLGSVEEMDDPDVRLMLAVDGDGRVLAVTSWLPTWRDGVVVGWTLDFMRRAPETMNGVMEFLIASTALRAQADGIEFVSLSAAPLATQVPASASPSQTERLLTFLSRTLEPSYGFRSLLTFKLKFQPELEPLLMAYPDPLQLPVIGTALARAYMPTLSPRRIPSLLRRGGQG; encoded by the coding sequence GTGACCGCCCCGACCGACCAGGAGCCGCGCAGGATCACGACGCGGCGCGACGGCTGGGTGACGCACGTCGTCGACGCGGCCCGGCAGCAGCCCCTCAGCCTCGCCGTCGCGGTGGTCGTCGCGATCTATCCGGGCCCCCTCACCGAGCGGATCCTCGCCGCCCTGGCCGCAGTCGTGCTGATCGGCGTCGCCGAGCGCCGTCTCGGCTGGGTCCGCGCGCTGATCGCCGCCGGGGCGGGAGTCGTCGCGGCCGGGACGGCGGCCGCCGTGACGACGTTCGCGGCGCAGCGGATCGACGCGGACTGGGCGACCGATCTCGCCACGCACCCGACCTTCGCCCCGCTGACCCCCTCCCTCGCGGCCCTCATGGCGGCGAGCGCCGTGGTCGGCCCGCTCTGGCGACGCCGCATCCGCCTCCTCGGCTTCGCGGCGATCATCGCGCTCGTCCTCTACGACGGGCGGGCGTCGAGCATCGACGCCCTCCTCGGCGCCCTGGCCGGCCTCCTCGTCGGGCGGCTCCTCCGCGAGGGCGGCGCGGCGCCGGTGGCGTGGGCCCGGAGCTCCAGGCACGAGGCCCGCATCCTGCTGTCCGGAGTCGTCGCCCTGACCGCCGTCGGCCCGCTCATCACCCTGTCGGCGCACGCCCCCGTCGGCCTGCTCGCCCCGCTCGGCGGCCTGTTCCGCGACCGCTACGCCGTCAGTCGCGCGGCTCTCGAGCGCTGCGCCACGCGGCCGCTGTTCCCGGCTCAGCCGCCGCTGAGCGAGACCTGCCTCCGCGACAGCGCCCTGGCCGGCGCGCACGGCCCGGGCACGATCGCGCTCAGCGTCCTCCCCCTCGTCACCCTGCTGATCGCCGCCGCGCTGATCCGCCGCGGCAGCCGCCTCGCGGTCCTGGTGGCGATCGGGGTCGACCTGCTCCTCGGGATCCTCGCGCTCGTCTACTACGCGGTGCTGCCGCTCGCGGTCGACCCCGAGACCGGGGTCCGGCCCGACCGCTTCCGGGTCCTGGTCGTCCACGGGCTGTCGATCGCGGCTCCTCTCGCCGTCGCGCTCCTCCTGCTGGTGTTCCTCCGGCACTTCGCGGTCGAGACCCCGAAGCGGGTCCGGCGGGCGTTCGCGGCCACGATCGTGGCGGGCTTCGTGGTGCTGCTCGCGGTCTACCTGCTCGTGGCGCTCAGTTACTCCGACGACTTCCGCCCGCGCGGGCAGGTGACCCGGCTGATCCTGCTCGCTCCGCAGCGCTTCGTGCCGGTCGGCTTCATCGGGCCGGAGCACCTCGGTCCGGTCCCGATGGGCGGCCTCGCCCGGGTCGCCTTCGACTCCGTGGGCGCGCTGTTCTGGCTGCTGCTCGCCGTCGCCCTGCTCGTCGCCGCCCGGCGTGCGGAGCGGCTCGAGACCAGCGGCGACGACCGGGCGCGGGTGCGCGCGATCCTGCGCCGAGGCTCCGCAGGATCGCTCTCGCACCTCGCCACCTGGCCCGGCAACGCCTACTGGTTCACCCCCGACGGCCTCGCCGCCGTCGCCTACCGCCGCGTCGGCACGACCGCGATCACGCTCGGCGACCCCCTCGGCGACCCCGATCGCCGCCCCGAGGTGGTCGCGCTCTTCGCCTCCTGGTGCGACGACGAGGGCCTGACGCCGGTCTTCTACAGCGTGTCGGCGGACCTCCGCGGGGCCTTCGACCGGATCGGCTGGACGTCGATCCAGGTCGCGGAGGAGACCACGATCCGGCCGCGGGAGTTCCGGATGCAGGGGAAGAAGTGGCAGGACATCCGCTCCAGCATCAACCGGGCGGCGGCGAACGGCGTCCGGGCGGAGTGGACGCGCTTCGCCGAGCTGCCGCCCGCGATCCTGCGCCAGATCGAGGAGATCTCGGAGGCCTGGGTCGCCGACAAGGCCCTGCCCGAGATGGGCTTCACCCTCGGCAGCGTCGAGGAGATGGACGACCCCGACGTGCGGCTGATGCTGGCCGTCGACGGCGACGGCCGGGTGCTCGCGGTGACGAGCTGGCTGCCGACCTGGCGCGACGGCGTCGTCGTCGGCTGGACCCTCGACTTCATGCGGCGCGCGCCCGAGACGATGAACGGCGTCATGGAGTTCCTCATCGCGAGCACCGCCCTCCGCGCGCAGGCCGACGGCATCGAGTTCGTGAGCCTCTCCGCGGCACCGCTGGCGACGCAGGTTCCGGCGAGCGCCTCCCCCTCGCAGACCGAGCGCCTCCTCACGTTCCTCAGCCGCACCCTCGAGCCGAGCTACGGGTTCCGGTCGCTCCTGACCTTCAAGCTGAAGTTCCAGCCGGAGCTCGAGCCGCTGCTGATGGCCTACCCCGACCCGCTGCAGCTGCCCGTGATCGGCACCGCGCTGGCCCGCGCGTACATGCCGACGCTGTCGCCGCGGCGGATCCCGTCGCTGCTGCGCCGAGGGGGCCAGGGCTGA
- a CDS encoding glutathione-independent formaldehyde dehydrogenase, protein MPRTATSGTASELTAPVLVRVTTTNICGSDLHMYEGRTSFETGRWFGHENMGEVVEVGSGVDKIEVGDHVVLPFNVACGHCKNCERGLTNYCLTAQPVPEWAGAAYEFADMGPWAGGQAELLRVPWADFNCLRLGEDAEERSSDYVMLADIFPTGYHATEMAGVRPGDQTVVYGAGPVGLMAALSATIKGASKVMVVDRQPDRLRLAESIGAIAIDDSKVDPVEAVLEQTMGLGADNGCECVGYQAHDPGGDEQPNLTLNRLVQSVRFTGRIGTVGVFVPQDPGGADELAKQGQVALDMGLHWFKGQTMATGQAPVKKYNRQLRDLIAAGKATPSFIVSHELPLDQAPEAFEHFDKREDGWTKVVLKPGEAA, encoded by the coding sequence ATGCCCAGGACCGCGACGAGCGGAACAGCGAGCGAGCTGACGGCGCCCGTGCTGGTGCGAGTCACGACCACGAACATCTGCGGGTCCGACCTGCACATGTACGAGGGCCGCACCAGTTTCGAGACAGGACGGTGGTTCGGGCACGAGAACATGGGCGAGGTCGTCGAGGTGGGCAGCGGCGTCGACAAGATCGAAGTGGGGGATCACGTCGTCCTGCCGTTCAATGTGGCGTGCGGGCACTGCAAGAACTGCGAGCGGGGACTCACGAACTACTGCCTCACCGCCCAGCCCGTCCCGGAGTGGGCAGGCGCGGCGTACGAATTCGCCGACATGGGGCCGTGGGCGGGCGGTCAGGCTGAGCTGCTCCGGGTGCCCTGGGCCGACTTCAACTGCCTTCGACTGGGCGAGGACGCCGAGGAGAGGTCGAGCGACTACGTGATGCTGGCCGACATCTTCCCGACCGGCTACCACGCGACGGAGATGGCGGGAGTGCGGCCGGGAGACCAGACCGTCGTCTACGGGGCGGGCCCCGTGGGTCTGATGGCTGCCTTGTCGGCCACCATCAAGGGCGCGAGCAAGGTCATGGTCGTGGACCGCCAGCCAGATCGTCTTCGACTGGCGGAGTCGATCGGTGCCATCGCCATCGACGACTCGAAGGTCGATCCGGTCGAGGCCGTCCTCGAGCAGACGATGGGGCTCGGGGCCGACAACGGGTGCGAGTGCGTCGGCTATCAGGCGCACGATCCGGGCGGAGACGAGCAGCCGAACCTCACGCTCAACCGGCTCGTCCAGTCCGTCCGATTCACTGGACGGATCGGTACCGTCGGCGTGTTCGTGCCCCAGGATCCGGGGGGCGCCGACGAGCTCGCCAAGCAGGGGCAGGTCGCCCTCGACATGGGACTCCACTGGTTCAAGGGCCAGACCATGGCCACGGGACAGGCGCCGGTCAAGAAGTACAACCGCCAGCTGCGCGACCTGATCGCGGCAGGCAAGGCGACTCCGTCGTTCATCGTCAGTCACGAGCTGCCACTCGACCAAGCTCCGGAGGCCTTCGAGCACTTCGACAAGCGCGAAGACGGCTGGACCAAGGTCGTCCTCAAGCCCGGAGAGGCGGCATGA